A genomic region of Methylobacterium durans contains the following coding sequences:
- a CDS encoding pyridoxal-phosphate dependent enzyme, with product MADLSRFPRLPLIGLPTPIEPLEGLSRHLGSALSGVRLLVKRDDLAGFGGGGNKLRKLEFLLGAARREGADTVITVGALQSNHARLTAAAAARSGFACELVLTRTVKREDADYTGSGNRFLDDLFGARVHVLPGEADALAAAEERATRLREQGRRVYVFPSGGSSAVGCLGYAACADEILRQADAMGLALANIVVPNGSSGTIVLKNSGVAAVVVR from the coding sequence TTGGCCGACCTGTCCCGCTTCCCGCGCCTGCCGCTCATCGGCCTGCCGACGCCGATCGAGCCGCTGGAGGGCCTGAGCCGCCACCTCGGGTCGGCCCTGTCCGGCGTGCGGCTCCTCGTGAAGCGCGACGATCTCGCGGGCTTCGGCGGCGGCGGCAACAAGCTGCGCAAGCTCGAATTCCTGCTCGGCGCCGCCCGCCGGGAGGGAGCCGACACGGTGATCACGGTCGGCGCCCTCCAGTCGAATCACGCGCGGCTCACGGCCGCCGCCGCGGCGCGCTCGGGCTTCGCCTGCGAGCTTGTCCTGACCCGCACCGTGAAGCGGGAGGATGCCGACTACACCGGCTCCGGCAACCGCTTCCTGGACGACCTGTTCGGCGCCCGCGTCCACGTTCTGCCCGGCGAGGCCGACGCGCTCGCCGCCGCCGAGGAGCGGGCCACCCGGCTGCGCGAGCAGGGCCGCCGGGTCTACGTCTTCCCCTCCGGCGGATCGAGCGCGGTCGGCTGCCTCGGCTACGCGGCCTGCGCCGACGAGATCCTGCGGCAGGCGGACGCGATGGGCCTCGCCCTCGCGAACATCGTGGTGCCGAACGGCAGCAGCGGGACGATTGTGTTGAAAAACTCGGGTGTTGCGGCGGTAGTCGTGAGGTGA
- the purS gene encoding phosphoribosylformylglycinamidine synthase subunit PurS, whose product MKARIIVTLKTGVLDPQGKAIESALKSFGIQDVGGVRQGKVFDIEVEGTDRAAAEATLKTACEKLLANTVVENYAIEIA is encoded by the coding sequence ATGAAAGCCCGCATCATCGTCACCCTGAAGACCGGTGTGCTGGATCCCCAGGGCAAGGCGATCGAGTCGGCGCTGAAATCCTTCGGCATCCAGGATGTCGGGGGCGTCCGGCAGGGCAAGGTCTTCGACATCGAGGTCGAGGGCACCGACCGGGCCGCCGCCGAGGCGACCCTGAAGACGGCCTGCGAGAAGCTTCTCGCGAACACGGTCGTCGAGAACTACGCGATCGAGATCGCCTGA
- a CDS encoding ABC transporter transmembrane domain-containing protein, whose product MAAPETNRGADRSKASLSALRPLVPFAAAYRGRILAAFVSLVFASGATLVVPIAMRRVIDHGFSPEGHSVIDAYFMALLGVVAVLALSSAARYYTVVSLGERVVADLRSAVFRQLTILDPAFFDKAQSGEIVSRLTADATQVKSVFGVSISILLRNAFLFVGAVTMMVITSPQLSVLVLAAIPLIVFPLILSGRGVRRRSRAAQDRLADASAYAAEAVGAVRTMQAFGMGPATAKRFATASENAYGAARASITARALLTGVAIFLISASVVGVMWYGAQGVLSHTMTAGQLSQFVLYAVFGASALGQLSEVYGELSQAAGAAERLGEILAAEPAIRAPAAPRPLPQPPRGEIAFDAVRFAYPTRPEYASLNGISFTAAPGERIAIVGPSGAGKTTVLQLLLRFYDPQSGTVRIDGIDIAQADPDAVRTRLSLVPQDPTVFSGSVLENIRYGRPEASEDEVRRAAALANAAGFIAALPEGYETRVGERGVTLSGGQRQRIAIARAILKDAPILLLDEATSALDAESERAVQSALDTLMQGRTTLVIAHRLATIRAADRILVLDEGRIVEEGTHESLLAQGALYAQLAALQFTDALDETARGKEPRLRAALPAAE is encoded by the coding sequence ATGGCCGCCCCTGAGACGAATCGCGGCGCCGACCGCAGCAAGGCGTCCTTGAGCGCGCTGCGACCGCTCGTGCCCTTCGCCGCGGCCTATCGCGGGCGGATCCTGGCCGCCTTCGTCTCCCTCGTCTTCGCCTCGGGCGCGACGCTCGTGGTGCCGATCGCCATGCGGCGCGTCATCGACCACGGCTTCTCGCCGGAGGGCCACAGCGTCATCGACGCCTATTTCATGGCGCTGCTCGGGGTCGTGGCCGTCCTCGCCCTGTCGAGCGCCGCGCGCTACTACACCGTGGTGAGCCTCGGCGAGCGCGTCGTCGCCGATCTGCGCTCGGCCGTGTTCCGGCAGCTGACGATCCTCGACCCCGCCTTCTTCGACAAAGCGCAGTCCGGCGAGATCGTCTCGCGCCTGACCGCGGACGCGACCCAGGTCAAATCCGTCTTCGGCGTCTCGATCTCGATCCTCCTGCGCAACGCCTTCCTGTTCGTCGGCGCGGTCACCATGATGGTGATCACGAGCCCGCAGCTCTCCGTTCTGGTCCTCGCGGCGATCCCGCTCATCGTCTTTCCGCTGATCCTGTCCGGGCGGGGCGTGCGCCGCCGCTCCCGCGCCGCGCAGGATCGGCTGGCCGACGCCTCGGCCTACGCGGCGGAGGCGGTCGGCGCCGTACGCACGATGCAGGCCTTCGGGATGGGCCCGGCGACCGCCAAGCGCTTCGCCACGGCCTCCGAGAACGCCTACGGCGCCGCCCGCGCCTCCATCACGGCCCGCGCGCTGCTCACGGGCGTCGCCATCTTCCTCATCTCGGCGAGCGTCGTCGGGGTGATGTGGTACGGCGCCCAAGGGGTGCTCAGCCACACGATGACGGCGGGCCAGCTCTCCCAGTTCGTGCTCTACGCCGTCTTCGGCGCGAGCGCGCTCGGCCAGCTCTCGGAGGTCTACGGCGAACTCTCGCAGGCCGCCGGCGCCGCCGAGCGCCTCGGCGAGATCCTGGCCGCCGAGCCCGCCATCCGCGCGCCCGCCGCCCCGCGTCCGCTGCCGCAGCCCCCGCGCGGCGAGATCGCCTTCGACGCCGTCCGCTTCGCCTACCCGACGCGGCCCGAATACGCCTCGCTGAACGGCATCAGCTTCACGGCGGCGCCGGGCGAGCGCATCGCCATCGTCGGCCCCTCCGGCGCCGGAAAGACGACGGTGCTGCAATTGCTGCTCCGGTTCTACGATCCGCAATCCGGCACGGTGCGGATCGACGGAATCGACATCGCGCAGGCCGATCCGGACGCGGTGCGGACGCGCCTGTCCCTCGTCCCCCAGGACCCGACCGTGTTCTCGGGCTCGGTGCTGGAGAACATCCGCTACGGCCGGCCCGAGGCGAGCGAGGACGAGGTGCGCCGGGCGGCCGCGCTCGCCAACGCGGCGGGCTTCATCGCAGCGCTGCCCGAGGGCTACGAGACCCGCGTCGGCGAGCGCGGCGTCACCCTGTCGGGCGGTCAGCGCCAGCGCATCGCGATCGCCCGGGCGATCCTCAAGGACGCACCGATCCTGCTCCTCGACGAGGCGACCTCGGCCCTCGACGCCGAGAGCGAGCGCGCGGTGCAATCGGCCCTCGACACGCTGATGCAGGGCCGCACCACCCTGGTGATCGCCCACCGCCTCGCCACGATCCGCGCCGCCGACCGCATCCTCGTCCTCGACGAGGGGCGGATCGTCGAGGAGGGCACCCACGAGAGCCTGCTGGCGCAGGGCGCGCTCTACGCGCAGCTCGCCGCGCTCCAGTTCACGGACGCCCTCGACGAGACCGCCCGGGGCAAGGAGCCGCGCCTGCGCGCGGCGCTGCCGGCCGCGGAGTAG
- a CDS encoding ActS/PrrB/RegB family redox-sensitive histidine kinase produces MSDTSTSGFVRDARHLRLDTFVRLRWLAITGQSAAVVGAQFGLGLALPFGWCFLVIAASSWLNLALRIRFPASYRLSDDSAALLLAFDIIQLAALLFLTGGLQNPFSLLFLAPVLISATALPPERTLALGLLAIGLATLLALVHRPLPWFADGRIELPFLYISGVWTAILLGTAFTGVYAWRVAEETRQLAQALAATELVLAREQHLSQLDGLAAAAAHELGTPLGTIMVVTKELVRQLGPNASPGVAEDLHLLREQVDRCRGILQKLTSLDSDETGFLATVTFSHLVEELAAPQRSLGIDLAVSSQGDGPEPVCRRNPGVMFGLANIVDNAVDFADARVVIEARWTLDRVSLEIRDDGPGFSSEVLLRAGEPYVTTRSPERPVQGDTVGAGLGLGLFIAKTLIERSGAQLTLSNASAPGTTGAAVRVSWARHIFERGAAPRLVPEVAAEPLTEPSVTPI; encoded by the coding sequence ATGTCCGACACGAGTACGAGCGGATTCGTCCGCGACGCCCGCCATCTCCGACTCGACACCTTCGTGCGCCTGCGCTGGCTCGCGATCACCGGCCAGAGCGCGGCCGTGGTCGGCGCGCAGTTCGGGCTCGGATTGGCGCTGCCATTCGGCTGGTGCTTCCTCGTCATCGCGGCCTCGTCCTGGCTGAATCTGGCGCTGCGCATCCGGTTTCCGGCGAGCTACCGGCTCAGCGACGATTCCGCGGCCTTGCTGCTCGCCTTCGACATCATCCAGCTCGCCGCCCTCCTGTTCCTGACGGGGGGCCTGCAGAACCCGTTCTCCCTGCTGTTCCTGGCCCCCGTGCTGATCTCGGCGACCGCGCTGCCGCCGGAGCGGACGCTCGCGCTCGGGCTCCTCGCGATCGGCCTCGCGACGCTGCTCGCCCTCGTCCACCGCCCCCTGCCCTGGTTCGCGGATGGGCGGATCGAGCTTCCGTTCCTCTACATCTCCGGCGTCTGGACCGCGATCCTGCTCGGAACCGCCTTCACTGGTGTCTACGCGTGGCGGGTCGCCGAGGAAACGCGCCAGCTCGCCCAGGCGCTCGCGGCGACCGAGCTAGTCCTCGCCCGCGAGCAGCACCTGTCGCAGCTCGACGGCCTCGCTGCAGCGGCCGCCCACGAGCTCGGCACGCCGCTCGGCACCATCATGGTCGTCACGAAGGAACTCGTGCGCCAGCTCGGGCCGAACGCCTCGCCGGGCGTGGCGGAGGACCTGCACCTGCTCCGCGAGCAGGTCGACCGCTGCCGCGGCATCCTGCAGAAGCTCACCTCGCTCGATAGCGACGAGACCGGCTTCCTGGCGACCGTCACCTTCAGCCACCTCGTCGAGGAGCTCGCCGCGCCCCAGCGCTCCCTCGGGATCGACCTCGCGGTGTCCAGCCAAGGCGACGGGCCCGAGCCCGTCTGCCGGCGCAACCCCGGCGTCATGTTCGGACTTGCCAACATCGTCGACAACGCGGTCGACTTCGCGGATGCCCGCGTCGTCATCGAGGCCCGCTGGACCCTCGACCGCGTCTCGCTGGAGATCCGCGACGACGGTCCGGGCTTCTCCAGCGAGGTGCTGCTGCGGGCGGGCGAGCCCTACGTGACCACGCGCAGTCCCGAGCGGCCGGTTCAGGGCGACACCGTCGGCGCCGGCCTCGGCCTCGGCCTGTTCATCGCCAAGACCCTGATCGAGCGCTCGGGTGCGCAGCTGACCCTGTCGAACGCCTCCGCGCCGGGCACGACCGGCGCGGCCGTCCGCGTGTCCTGGGCACGCCACATCTTCGAGCGCGGTGCAGCCCCCCGACTCGTCCCGGAAGTTGCAGCCGAACCCCTAACGGAACCCAGCGTGACACCTATATAA
- the rpmE gene encoding 50S ribosomal protein L31, which translates to MAKNAAAKAKGTEHPDYHFIKVVMTDGSEYTTRSTYGKEGDTLNLDIDPLTHPAWTGGEQKMLDRGGRVSRFNSRFGSLSFGKK; encoded by the coding sequence ATGGCAAAGAATGCGGCCGCCAAGGCCAAGGGGACCGAGCATCCCGACTACCACTTCATCAAGGTCGTGATGACCGATGGGTCCGAGTACACGACCCGCTCGACCTACGGCAAGGAAGGCGACACGCTCAACCTCGACATCGACCCGCTCACCCACCCGGCCTGGACCGGCGGCGAGCAGAAGATGCTCGATCGCGGCGGCCGCGTCTCGCGCTTCAACTCGCGCTTCGGCAGCCTCAGCTTCGGCAAGAAGTAA
- a CDS encoding ActR/PrrA/RegA family redox response regulator transcription factor, which translates to MLTQTGTSAPAPEGVTLSENDPLAAFSDRSLLIVDDDKPFSTRLARAMEARGYAVQVAESVAEGVSAVESRAPAFAVIDMRLADGNGLDVIARLKERRPEARGVILTGYGNIATAVTAVKLGAFDYLAKPADADEIHGTLMAQPGERADPPENPMSADRVRWEHIQRVYELCGRNVSETARRLNMHRRTLQRILAKRAPR; encoded by the coding sequence ATGCTGACGCAAACGGGGACCTCGGCGCCCGCGCCGGAGGGGGTGACTCTCTCGGAGAACGATCCGCTGGCGGCTTTCTCCGATCGCAGCCTCCTCATCGTGGACGACGACAAGCCCTTCTCGACCCGCCTCGCCCGCGCCATGGAGGCCCGGGGCTACGCGGTGCAGGTCGCCGAGAGCGTGGCCGAGGGCGTCTCCGCCGTGGAGAGCCGGGCCCCGGCCTTCGCGGTCATCGACATGCGGCTCGCCGACGGCAACGGGCTCGACGTGATCGCGCGACTGAAGGAGCGCCGTCCGGAGGCCCGCGGCGTGATCCTGACGGGCTACGGCAACATCGCGACCGCCGTCACGGCCGTGAAGCTCGGGGCGTTCGACTACCTCGCCAAGCCCGCCGACGCCGACGAGATCCACGGCACGCTGATGGCGCAGCCGGGGGAGCGGGCCGATCCGCCCGAAAATCCGATGTCGGCCGACCGCGTCCGCTGGGAGCACATCCAGCGCGTCTACGAATTGTGCGGACGCAACGTCTCCGAGACGGCGCGGCGGCTCAACATGCACCGGCGCACGCTCCAGCGCATCCTCGCCAAGCGCGCGCCGCGCTGA
- a CDS encoding pyridoxal-phosphate dependent enzyme, with amino-acid sequence MAGAPRPSTRSNLNPGQPRVFQRNRTHAGLAAGLKAAGRNPRLARSHTVLAPAEQAAATTLAKANATLDLVAPGTRLEPGAIDVDGAHRGADYGIPTDAMREAVRLMARTEGLLLDPVYSGKAFAGLLHDIRSGRYPAGSTVLYVMTGGVPGLFAYRGAFEDE; translated from the coding sequence CTGGCGGGAGCCCCCCGGCCAAGCACCCGGTCAAATCTCAATCCAGGCCAACCGCGAGTTTTTCAACGAAATCGGACCCACGCGGGCCTCGCCGCGGGCCTCAAGGCGGCCGGCCGGAACCCCCGGCTCGCGCGCTCCCACACGGTGCTCGCCCCGGCCGAGCAGGCGGCGGCGACGACCCTGGCGAAGGCGAACGCCACCCTCGACCTCGTGGCGCCGGGCACGCGCCTCGAGCCCGGCGCGATCGATGTGGACGGCGCCCATCGCGGCGCGGATTACGGCATCCCGACCGACGCCATGCGCGAGGCGGTCCGCCTGATGGCCCGAACGGAGGGTCTCCTCCTCGATCCGGTCTACAGCGGCAAAGCCTTCGCCGGCCTCCTGCACGACATCCGGTCCGGCCGCTACCCGGCGGGTTCGACCGTGCTCTACGTCATGACGGGCGGCGTCCCGGGCCTCTTCGCCTACCGCGGCGCCTTCGAGGACGAATAG
- a CDS encoding polyhydroxyalkanoate depolymerase produces the protein MDLAYFWYEGARLMLSPARVAADVTRHSLRHPGNPAAYTPYARSIAAGCEMFERVTRRYGKPAFGLDETVVEGERVPVTERIVWERPFCRVIAFDRGFLRRPAEPQPKLLIVAPMSGHYATLLRGTVEAMLPSHEVYITDWTDARMVPLTAGGFDLDTYIDYLMEMFRDLGPDLHVMAVCQPAVPVIAAVAVMEAQNSPGLPVSITLMGGPIDTRRSPTAVNCLAQERGAGWFERNCITFVPPIYPGAWRRVYPGFFQLSGFMAMNLDRHVTAHADMFDHLVKGDGDSAEKHREFYDEYLAVMDLTAEFYLQTVRTVFVDHALPQGTMMHRGAPVDLSAIRRCAILAVEGENDDISGVGQTRAALDLTPNLPEARKAYHLQTGVGHYGVFNGKRYRAVIAPRIAAFIREMAGKTATVPHLRRVV, from the coding sequence ATGGACCTCGCATATTTCTGGTACGAGGGCGCCCGCCTGATGCTGTCGCCTGCCCGCGTCGCCGCCGACGTGACGCGCCACAGCCTGCGCCACCCGGGCAACCCGGCCGCCTACACGCCCTACGCCCGCTCCATCGCAGCCGGCTGCGAGATGTTCGAGCGGGTGACACGCCGCTACGGCAAGCCCGCCTTCGGGCTCGACGAGACGGTCGTCGAGGGCGAGCGCGTGCCGGTCACGGAGCGGATCGTCTGGGAGCGGCCGTTCTGCCGGGTCATCGCCTTCGACCGGGGCTTCCTGCGCCGCCCGGCGGAGCCGCAGCCGAAGCTCTTGATCGTCGCGCCGATGTCCGGCCACTACGCGACGCTCCTGCGCGGCACCGTCGAGGCGATGCTGCCGAGCCACGAAGTCTACATCACCGACTGGACGGATGCCCGGATGGTGCCGCTCACCGCCGGCGGCTTCGACCTCGACACCTACATCGACTACCTGATGGAGATGTTCCGCGATCTCGGTCCGGACCTGCACGTGATGGCGGTCTGCCAGCCTGCGGTGCCGGTCATCGCGGCGGTCGCGGTCATGGAGGCGCAGAACAGCCCCGGCCTGCCGGTCTCGATCACGCTGATGGGCGGGCCGATCGACACCCGCCGCTCGCCGACGGCGGTGAATTGCCTGGCCCAGGAGCGCGGCGCCGGCTGGTTCGAACGCAACTGCATCACCTTCGTGCCGCCGATCTACCCGGGCGCGTGGCGCCGCGTCTATCCAGGCTTCTTCCAGCTGTCCGGCTTCATGGCGATGAACCTCGACAGGCACGTCACGGCCCATGCCGACATGTTCGACCACTTGGTGAAGGGCGACGGCGACTCGGCCGAGAAGCACCGCGAGTTCTACGACGAGTACCTAGCCGTGATGGACCTCACGGCGGAATTCTACCTGCAGACCGTGCGCACGGTCTTCGTCGACCACGCCCTGCCGCAGGGCACGATGATGCATCGGGGCGCGCCGGTGGACCTCTCCGCGATCCGGCGCTGCGCGATCCTCGCGGTCGAGGGCGAGAACGACGACATTTCCGGCGTCGGCCAGACCCGCGCCGCCCTCGACCTGACGCCGAACCTGCCCGAGGCGCGCAAGGCCTACCATCTGCAGACAGGCGTCGGGCATTACGGCGTCTTCAACGGCAAGCGCTACCGCGCCGTGATCGCACCGCGGATCGCCGCCTTCATCCGCGAGATGGCGGGCAAGACCGCGACCGTGCCGCACCTGAGGCGGGTGGTCTGA
- a CDS encoding peptidoglycan -binding protein, producing the protein MASRTARRERALNVWPGYVDALATLLLSVVFLLTIFVVGQFFLSQEITGRDTVLDKLNRQIADLTDLLALERSNRRAQEEGAQNLRTTLLTAEADRDRLKAEVEAGAAAQGQTGALDKQLQAERGATSRALNQIDLLNQQISAMRRQLAALEDALAASETRDRESQARIADLGSRLNVALAQKVQELARYRSDFFGRLRQILGNRSDIRVVGDRFVLQSEVLFPAGSAALKAEAGPELDRIAGAILDLAKQIPADLPWVLRVDGHTDARPIASSQFPSNWSLSAARAIAVVQYLAGRGIPPQRLLAGAFGEFQPLDAGTTEESYARNRRIELKLTER; encoded by the coding sequence GTGGCCTCCCGCACGGCCCGGCGCGAGCGCGCCCTCAACGTCTGGCCGGGCTACGTCGACGCCCTCGCGACGTTGCTGCTCTCGGTGGTGTTCCTGCTCACGATCTTCGTCGTCGGGCAGTTCTTCCTGTCGCAGGAGATCACCGGCCGCGACACGGTGCTGGACAAGCTGAACCGCCAGATCGCCGACCTCACCGACCTCCTGGCCCTGGAGCGCTCGAACCGGCGTGCGCAGGAGGAGGGCGCGCAGAATCTGCGCACCACGTTGCTCACGGCGGAGGCCGACCGCGACCGGCTGAAGGCGGAGGTGGAGGCGGGCGCCGCGGCGCAGGGCCAGACGGGCGCCCTCGACAAGCAGCTCCAGGCCGAGCGCGGCGCGACCTCCCGCGCCCTCAACCAGATCGACCTCCTGAACCAGCAGATCAGCGCCATGCGGCGCCAGCTCGCGGCGCTGGAGGACGCGCTCGCCGCCTCCGAGACGCGCGACCGCGAGAGCCAGGCCCGCATCGCCGATCTCGGCAGCCGCCTCAACGTGGCGCTCGCGCAGAAGGTCCAGGAACTCGCCCGCTATCGCTCGGACTTCTTCGGGCGCCTGCGCCAGATCCTCGGCAACCGCAGCGACATACGCGTGGTCGGCGACCGCTTCGTGCTGCAATCCGAGGTGCTGTTCCCGGCGGGCTCGGCCGCCCTCAAGGCGGAGGCGGGGCCGGAGCTCGACCGGATCGCCGGCGCGATCCTCGATCTCGCCAAGCAGATCCCGGCGGATCTGCCCTGGGTGCTGCGTGTCGACGGCCACACCGATGCGCGCCCGATCGCGAGTTCTCAGTTCCCGTCGAACTGGTCGCTCTCGGCGGCCCGCGCCATCGCGGTGGTCCAGTACCTCGCGGGAAGGGGCATCCCGCCCCAGCGGCTCCTCGCCGGCGCCTTCGGCGAGTTCCAGCCCCTCGACGCGGGCACGACCGAGGAATCCTACGCGCGCAACCGGCGCATCGAGCTCAAGCTGACGGAGCGGTAG
- a CDS encoding transposase — protein sequence MMGPRQVEQGALFYEFSLDTHIPADHLLRAIDRFVDLSGLRAHLQPFYSSTGRPSVDPELMIRMLLIGYCFGIRSERRLCDEVHLNLAYRWFCRLGLDGRVPDHSTFSKNRHGRFRDSDLLRCLFETVLARCIAEGLVGGEGFAVDASLIKADANRQKGVEGTNGLPPESVSRAAREYLAVLDDAAFGAATPVVPKLVSPADPAARWTGADGGLAYFAYAANYLIDLDHAVIVDVEPTTAIRQAEVTAAKRMIVRSRERFDLYPARLAGDSGYGSAAMLGWLAHEQGIEPHIPVFDKSERRDGTFSRSAFTYDPGADAYTCPAGKHLRQRQKVYRSPPPLVDADGMLRYRASKYDCEACALKPRCCPNASARKIPRSIHEGARQMARDICASEAGRTSRRERKKVEMLFAHLKRILRLDRLRLRGPDGARDEFHLAAAAQNLWKLAKLIPLGQPSLA from the coding sequence ATGATGGGACCTCGGCAAGTCGAGCAGGGTGCCCTGTTCTACGAGTTCTCGCTCGATACACATATCCCAGCCGACCATCTGCTGCGCGCCATCGACCGCTTCGTTGACCTGTCGGGTCTACGCGCGCACCTGCAGCCGTTCTACAGCTCGACGGGCCGGCCCTCGGTCGACCCCGAGTTGATGATCCGCATGCTGCTCATCGGCTACTGCTTCGGCATCCGATCCGAGCGCCGCCTGTGCGACGAGGTCCACCTCAATCTCGCCTATCGCTGGTTCTGCCGGCTCGGGCTCGACGGCCGGGTGCCGGACCATTCGACCTTCTCCAAGAACCGCCATGGCCGCTTCCGCGACAGCGACCTGCTGCGCTGCTTGTTCGAGACCGTGCTCGCCCGCTGCATCGCCGAGGGGCTCGTGGGCGGCGAGGGCTTCGCGGTCGACGCCAGCCTTATCAAGGCTGATGCCAACCGGCAGAAGGGTGTTGAGGGTACGAACGGCCTGCCACCCGAGAGCGTCAGCCGCGCCGCCCGGGAGTACCTGGCTGTGCTCGACGACGCCGCGTTCGGAGCTGCGACGCCGGTCGTGCCTAAGCTCGTTTCCCCCGCCGACCCGGCCGCGCGCTGGACGGGTGCGGACGGTGGGCTGGCCTACTTCGCCTACGCGGCCAACTACCTGATCGACCTCGACCACGCGGTCATCGTGGACGTCGAGCCGACCACCGCGATCCGGCAGGCCGAGGTCACGGCCGCCAAGCGCATGATCGTGCGCTCGCGCGAGCGCTTCGACCTCTACCCGGCCCGGCTCGCCGGTGACAGCGGTTACGGCTCGGCCGCGATGCTGGGCTGGCTCGCCCACGAGCAGGGCATCGAGCCGCACATCCCCGTCTTCGATAAGTCCGAGCGCCGCGACGGCACCTTCAGCCGGTCGGCCTTCACCTACGACCCTGGCGCCGACGCCTACACCTGCCCGGCCGGCAAGCACCTGCGGCAACGCCAGAAGGTCTATCGGTCACCGCCCCCGCTCGTCGACGCAGACGGGATGCTGCGCTACCGCGCGAGCAAGTACGACTGCGAAGCTTGCGCGCTGAAGCCACGATGCTGCCCCAACGCATCCGCCCGCAAGATCCCACGCTCGATCCACGAGGGCGCCCGGCAGATGGCGCGCGACATCTGCGCCTCGGAGGCGGGCCGTACCTCGCGGCGTGAGCGCAAGAAGGTCGAGATGCTGTTTGCCCACCTTAAGCGGATCCTGCGGCTGGATCGGCTTCGGTTGCGGGGGCCAGACGGGGCCCGAGACGAGTTCCACCTCGCGGCCGCCGCCCAGAACCTATGGAAGCTGGCCAAGCTGATCCCGCTGGGGCAGCCGAGCCTAGCCTGA
- the purQ gene encoding phosphoribosylformylglycinamidine synthase subunit PurQ, producing MRAAIVVFPGSNRDGDVARALRLAGAQVSKVWHADTALPEGTDLAVLPGGFSYGDYLRCGAIAGRAAAMDAVRAHAARGGLVLGICNGFQILCESGLLPGVLMRNVNRRFICHRQTLRVERNDTRFTSAYAKGQVIDVCVAHGEGNYFADPETLARIEGEGRVAFRYCDASGELTVDANRNGSLNAIAGIYSDNRNVLGLMPHPENFVEGLVGGTDGRGLFQSLAA from the coding sequence ATGCGCGCGGCGATCGTCGTCTTCCCGGGCTCGAACCGCGACGGGGACGTCGCGCGCGCGCTCAGGCTCGCCGGGGCGCAGGTGAGCAAGGTCTGGCACGCCGACACCGCGCTGCCGGAGGGGACCGACCTCGCCGTCCTGCCGGGCGGCTTCTCCTACGGCGACTACCTGCGCTGCGGTGCCATCGCGGGCCGCGCGGCGGCGATGGACGCGGTGCGCGCCCACGCGGCGCGGGGCGGCCTCGTGCTCGGCATCTGCAACGGCTTCCAGATCCTCTGCGAATCGGGGCTCCTGCCCGGTGTGCTGATGCGCAACGTGAACCGCCGCTTCATCTGCCACCGGCAGACCCTGCGGGTCGAGCGCAACGACACCCGCTTCACCTCGGCCTACGCCAAGGGACAGGTGATCGACGTCTGCGTGGCGCATGGCGAGGGCAATTACTTCGCCGATCCCGAGACGCTCGCGCGGATCGAGGGCGAGGGGCGCGTCGCCTTCCGCTATTGCGACGCCTCGGGCGAACTCACCGTCGACGCGAATCGCAACGGGTCGCTGAACGCGATCGCGGGCATCTACTCGGACAATCGCAACGTCCTCGGGCTGATGCCGCATCCTGAGAATTTCGTCGAAGGGCTCGTCGGCGGCACCGACGGGCGCGGCCTGTTCCAGAGCCTCGCGGCCTAA
- a CDS encoding DUF1465 family protein, with protein MNGYDVTFRDERDWVSFGETYVASEAFRSLFRDGMALVEETAAYLDGEGRAESRLISRDATLGYAAESMRLTTLLMQIASWLLVQRAVAEGEITAVQAVEEKTRVRLSTLDAPRADTLSLLPLRLQELTRRARRLHDRILHLDGLISEDRPTPESRESPVAAQQGLLRSAFAGPH; from the coding sequence ATGAACGGGTACGACGTCACGTTCCGGGACGAGCGGGACTGGGTGAGCTTCGGCGAGACCTACGTCGCCTCGGAAGCCTTCCGGTCCCTGTTCCGCGACGGCATGGCCCTCGTCGAGGAGACGGCGGCCTATCTCGACGGCGAGGGCCGCGCGGAATCGCGGCTCATCTCGCGGGACGCCACCCTCGGCTACGCGGCCGAGAGCATGCGGCTGACCACGCTCCTGATGCAGATCGCCTCCTGGCTCCTCGTGCAGCGCGCGGTGGCCGAGGGCGAGATCACCGCCGTCCAGGCGGTGGAGGAGAAGACACGCGTCCGGCTCAGCACCCTCGACGCGCCGCGGGCGGACACCCTCTCCCTGCTGCCGCTGCGCCTGCAGGAGCTGACCCGCCGCGCGCGCCGCCTGCACGACCGCATCCTGCATCTCGACGGTCTGATCTCGGAGGACCGGCCGACCCCCGAATCGCGCGAGAGCCCCGTCGCCGCCCAGCAGGGGCTGCTGCGCTCCGCCTTCGCCGGCCCGCACTGA